In Arcobacter ellisii, a genomic segment contains:
- a CDS encoding type I restriction endonuclease subunit R, whose product MAHIKEKDIEEAIQNSLIKSGFAQSVSSDFDRKSCINKIELFRFLETTQSELLEEFKKFRPTNWEEKLLDMIDTNIKQKGLIRVLREGVEDYSLSSNLRLVYFKPNNNKNQETLKLYNSNIFSLTRQLYFEESAKTSIDLVIFLNGFPIVVIELKNKFTGQNIENGKEQFKLDRSYRSKLSEFNTRTLIYFAVDNDEVSMTTELKGEDTFFLPFNKGFEQGAGNPIVEGKFRTYYLWEEILLQDSLLDIFRNFYFIQEDEKDPNKKIAIFPRYHQLDVVKKVEKRVKEEKQGKKYLIQHSAGSGKTNSISWLAHRLSKLHDENENLIFDSVIVITDRKVLDKQLQDAIYQLDKTKGIVVKIDKNKNSNDLALALQKKAKIIITTIQKFAYAYKKIDSLDKNNYAIIIDEAHSSTSGENINYLKLALSGKDLDEAKEFDKKYETNSEDDVNKMLEAITDTRHLSFFAFTATPKDKTMQIFGRVGDDGKPHEFHLYSMRQAIEEGFILDPLKNYMISDTYFKIGKKIKDNPIFEKRGANKAIGSFINLHEHNIKQKVETIVEDFMTNRVFWLKNRAKAMVVTSSRLHALKYKLAFDEYLATHYPSVKSLIAFSGELEIDEVKYTEESLNAIKESELPEVFDSVDSIKFLIVADKYQTGFDQPKLCAMYVDKMLNGVTAVQTLSRLNRVTKNKDNTFVLDFVNDVDTIRDSFSRYYTSSNIEEMTDPNIVFEFYHKIDEFHICYEEEVKEYCKLYLKEQRDSNDIANMDNLVNVAIERFKKIKEIEKQDEFKTYVIKFFRAYNFLIQIYPIKKTALYEMYIYLGGLIKKFPKDMISKVELDNLLSLDFYKLKRMNGDETNGEDISLQKGDEKDLKGFSSGGSRKKEKEEVDLNSLIQRINDLFGLDLSDEDRLAFFDQPLEAHKQNEDLKDIAKVNSYEEFEEQFKKGYFLKMILDKRSTNEEIFNKIFTDNSFKSYLVENMSKELYRHFNS is encoded by the coding sequence ATGGCACATATAAAAGAAAAAGATATAGAAGAAGCGATTCAAAATTCACTTATAAAAAGTGGGTTTGCCCAAAGTGTTAGTAGTGATTTTGATAGAAAAAGTTGTATAAATAAAATAGAACTTTTTAGATTCTTAGAAACAACTCAAAGTGAGCTTTTGGAAGAGTTTAAAAAATTTCGTCCTACAAACTGGGAAGAAAAACTTCTTGATATGATTGATACGAATATCAAACAAAAAGGTTTGATAAGAGTTTTAAGAGAAGGTGTTGAAGATTACTCTTTATCTTCAAATTTAAGGCTTGTTTATTTTAAACCAAACAACAATAAAAATCAAGAAACACTAAAGCTTTATAACTCAAATATCTTTTCACTAACACGCCAACTTTACTTTGAAGAGAGTGCTAAAACTTCTATCGATTTGGTAATTTTTTTAAATGGTTTTCCAATAGTTGTAATTGAATTAAAAAATAAATTTACTGGACAAAATATTGAAAATGGAAAAGAGCAATTTAAACTTGATAGAAGTTATCGAAGTAAACTAAGTGAATTTAACACAAGAACATTGATATATTTTGCAGTTGATAATGATGAAGTAAGTATGACAACTGAGCTTAAAGGAGAAGATACTTTCTTTTTACCATTTAATAAAGGTTTTGAGCAAGGTGCTGGAAATCCAATAGTTGAAGGAAAATTTAGAACTTATTACTTATGGGAAGAGATTTTGCTTCAAGATTCACTTTTAGATATTTTTAGAAATTTTTATTTTATTCAAGAAGATGAAAAAGACCCAAACAAAAAAATAGCAATATTTCCAAGATACCATCAACTTGATGTTGTAAAAAAAGTAGAAAAAAGAGTTAAAGAGGAAAAACAAGGGAAAAAATATCTAATCCAACATAGTGCAGGAAGTGGAAAAACAAACTCTATTTCGTGGTTGGCTCATAGACTTTCAAAACTTCACGATGAAAACGAAAATCTTATTTTTGATAGTGTGATAGTTATAACTGATAGAAAAGTTTTAGATAAACAGTTACAAGATGCTATTTATCAACTTGATAAAACAAAAGGAATCGTTGTAAAAATAGATAAAAATAAAAACTCAAATGATTTAGCTCTTGCGTTGCAAAAGAAAGCAAAGATTATCATAACAACTATTCAAAAATTTGCCTATGCTTATAAAAAAATAGATAGTTTAGATAAAAATAATTATGCAATTATTATAGATGAAGCACACTCTAGTACAAGTGGAGAAAATATAAATTATTTGAAATTAGCACTTAGTGGAAAAGATTTGGATGAGGCAAAAGAGTTTGATAAAAAATACGAAACAAATAGTGAAGATGATGTAAATAAAATGCTTGAAGCTATCACAGATACAAGGCATTTGAGCTTTTTTGCATTTACAGCAACTCCAAAAGATAAAACTATGCAAATTTTTGGAAGAGTTGGTGATGATGGAAAACCACATGAATTTCATCTTTATTCTATGCGACAAGCTATTGAAGAGGGATTTATACTTGACCCACTTAAAAACTATATGATAAGTGATACATATTTTAAAATAGGAAAAAAGATAAAAGATAATCCAATCTTTGAAAAAAGAGGAGCAAATAAAGCTATTGGAAGTTTTATAAATCTACATGAACATAATATCAAACAAAAAGTAGAAACTATTGTTGAAGATTTTATGACAAATAGAGTTTTTTGGCTAAAAAACAGAGCTAAAGCGATGGTAGTTACGAGTTCAAGACTTCATGCATTAAAATATAAATTGGCTTTTGATGAATATTTAGCAACACATTATCCAAGTGTTAAATCTCTTATTGCCTTTTCAGGAGAACTAGAAATTGATGAAGTTAAATACACTGAAGAGAGTCTAAATGCTATAAAAGAGAGTGAACTACCTGAGGTTTTTGATAGCGTTGATAGTATTAAGTTTTTGATTGTTGCTGATAAATACCAAACAGGTTTTGACCAGCCAAAACTTTGTGCTATGTATGTGGATAAAATGCTAAATGGTGTAACAGCAGTTCAAACTCTTTCAAGACTTAATAGAGTTACAAAAAACAAAGATAATACTTTTGTATTGGATTTTGTAAATGATGTTGATACGATAAGAGACTCTTTTAGTAGATATTATACAAGTTCAAATATTGAAGAAATGACAGACCCAAATATTGTATTTGAGTTTTATCATAAAATTGATGAGTTTCATATCTGTTATGAAGAAGAGGTTAAAGAGTATTGTAAACTTTATTTAAAAGAGCAAAGAGATTCAAATGATATAGCAAATATGGATAATCTTGTAAATGTAGCAATAGAGCGATTTAAAAAGATAAAAGAGATTGAAAAACAAGATGAATTTAAGACTTATGTTATTAAGTTTTTTAGAGCTTATAATTTTTTAATACAGATTTATCCTATTAAAAAAACAGCACTTTATGAGATGTATATTTATCTTGGTGGGCTTATTAAAAAATTTCCAAAAGATATGATAAGTAAAGTTGAACTTGATAATTTACTTAGCCTTGATTTTTATAAACTAAAAAGAATGAATGGTGATGAAACAAACGGAGAAGATATATCTTTACAAAAGGGTGATGAAAAAGATTTAAAAGGTTTTTCATCAGGTGGAAGTAGAAAAAAAGAGAAAGAAGAGGTTGATTTAAATAGTTTAATTCAAAGAATTAATGATTTATTTGGACTTGATTTAAGTGATGAGGATAGATTGGCTTTTTTTGACCAACCGCTTGAAGCACATAAACAAAATGAAGATTTAAAAGATATAGCAAAAGTAAATAGTTATGAAGAGTTTGAAGAACAGTTTAAAAAAGGGTATTTTTTGAAAATGATATTGGATAAAAGAAGTACAAATGAGGAGATTTTTAATAAGATTTTTACAGATAACTCTTTTAAATCATATTTAGTAGAAAATATGTCTAAGGAATTGTATAGACATTTTAATTCGTAG
- a CDS encoding PDDEXK nuclease domain-containing protein translates to MSELIENKNLVVELKSLIASTKEQVAISVNSSLTLMYWQIGFKINEDILKNSRADYGNEIVHSVSRQLVAEFGSSFSKRNIFHMIKFYKVFSDEKIVYSLSTQLTWTHIRSLITIEDELKRTFYIEMAKLDKWSTRTLNDRIDSMLYERTVLSKKPDELISYEIEKLKEGVVTPNMVLKDPYVLDFLELNDRYLEKDLEDAILRDIENFILELGNGFSFIARQKRVQIGEDDFYIDLLFYNRKLKRLIALDLKLGKFKAEYKGQMELYLKYLEKYEKEEDENTPLGIILCSDKNQEQIELLELEKSDIHVAKYLTILPPKEEFEKRLHKAIQNAKEKYQIKG, encoded by the coding sequence TTGAGTGAACTAATAGAAAATAAAAACTTAGTTGTTGAATTGAAATCTTTAATAGCATCTACAAAAGAACAAGTTGCTATTAGTGTAAATTCATCTTTGACTTTGATGTATTGGCAAATAGGTTTTAAAATCAATGAAGATATACTTAAAAACTCAAGGGCAGATTATGGAAATGAGATTGTACACTCAGTGAGTAGACAATTGGTAGCAGAGTTTGGAAGTAGTTTTTCAAAAAGAAATATTTTTCATATGATTAAATTTTATAAAGTTTTTAGTGATGAAAAGATTGTGTACTCACTGAGTACACAATTGACATGGACACATATAAGAAGTTTAATAACAATTGAAGATGAGTTAAAAAGAACATTTTATATAGAAATGGCAAAACTTGATAAGTGGAGTACAAGAACTCTAAATGATAGAATTGACTCAATGTTATATGAAAGAACAGTTTTATCAAAAAAGCCTGATGAACTTATATCTTATGAAATAGAAAAACTAAAAGAGGGAGTTGTAACTCCTAATATGGTTTTAAAAGACCCTTATGTTTTAGACTTTTTAGAACTAAATGATAGATATTTGGAAAAAGATTTAGAAGATGCGATTTTAAGAGATATTGAAAACTTTATTTTGGAGCTTGGAAATGGATTTTCTTTTATAGCACGACAAAAAAGAGTTCAAATTGGAGAAGATGACTTTTATATAGATTTACTTTTTTATAATCGAAAACTAAAAAGACTTATAGCACTTGATTTAAAGCTAGGAAAATTTAAAGCAGAGTATAAAGGGCAAATGGAGTTGTATTTGAAATACTTAGAAAAGTATGAAAAAGAAGAAGATGAAAACACACCTTTGGGAATCATACTTTGTAGTGATAAAAATCAAGAACAAATAGAACTTCTTGAACTAGAAAAAAGTGATATTCATGTGGCTAAATATCTTACGATTTTGCCACCAAAAGAGGAGTTTGAAAAACGACTTCATAAAGCAATCCAAAACGCAAAAGAAAAGTATCAAATCAAAGGTTAG
- a CDS encoding lipase family protein: MTKEIVDETNIFLKLSQLAYFDDISRVENEIKTKYAYDEVYFFDKKNHKKISNNLLKKIFFKLRSKYDLIDLQFIVAIKKSKENEKGQISIIFRGSQEKEDWLTNFSLKYSTHNKFKKCVHSGFYRSFKIFRKSVKSKKDDRQIDFLADIQFINNNYELFLCGHSLGGAIATIVGCYFYDEGINKKNLSIFTFGAPPIAKKEFCDYYENSFKIFRFVNKEDPVPNITKFTKLEHIGKTILLNTKEVNFHSLKDYEKILKNL; the protein is encoded by the coding sequence TTGACTAAAGAAATAGTAGATGAAACAAACATCTTTTTAAAATTATCTCAATTAGCCTATTTTGATGATATAAGTAGAGTTGAAAATGAAATAAAAACAAAATATGCTTATGATGAAGTTTATTTTTTTGATAAAAAAAATCACAAAAAGATTTCAAATAATCTTTTAAAAAAGATATTTTTTAAACTTAGGTCAAAGTATGATTTAATCGATTTGCAATTTATCGTTGCCATAAAAAAATCAAAAGAAAATGAAAAAGGGCAAATTTCTATTATATTTAGGGGAAGTCAAGAAAAAGAGGATTGGCTTACAAATTTTAGTTTAAAATACTCTACTCATAATAAATTTAAAAAGTGTGTACATTCAGGATTTTATAGAAGTTTCAAAATTTTTAGAAAATCAGTTAAATCAAAAAAAGATGATAGACAAATAGATTTTTTAGCAGATATTCAATTTATAAATAATAACTATGAACTCTTTTTATGTGGGCATAGTTTAGGTGGAGCCATAGCAACTATAGTTGGATGTTATTTTTATGATGAGGGAATAAACAAAAAAAATCTCTCTATTTTTACTTTTGGAGCTCCTCCAATTGCAAAAAAAGAGTTTTGTGACTATTATGAAAATAGTTTTAAGATTTTTCGTTTTGTAAATAAAGAAGACCCAGTTCCAAATATTACAAAGTTTACAAAACTAGAACATATAGGAAAAACTATTTTATTAAATACAAAAGAGGTGAATTTTCACTCTTTGAAAGATTATGAAAAGATATTAAAAAATTTGTAA